The proteins below are encoded in one region of Fibrella aestuarina BUZ 2:
- a CDS encoding DUF7657 domain-containing protein, producing MSKKGKKPVQPTERPRPMATPVSTVSPTQPVVSTPTAPPVSASTPPPPSDGLIQFDRRVKITLGIFVGLFLLFVLFKWHYISLSAWNEILPDGGPAKRGLVAGTPKRIRMDDYAVGAPWILSNANTGFQTENEAIGGLKTPLMTVPVKHPVTLFKFGHWGFLFLDVERGYSWMYNSSPLILLLGTFLFFLLVTKNQYWLSLTGTLVLFLSSGTVWWSFIPSSMIGYCGAAFVAAVYLLRSRKPTVIIPVAAALIWIAASYATGLYPPYQVPMAYLFIFLLIGYVANERAAIFPLKAVPLKLVSLVGAAALAGVVAYLFKNDIEETIKAVTSTVYPGKRSETGGTGFIANWYSEYYSWFWSDQKFPKGWLNICELSHYLNFAPVIIPLAIALFAFTRRIDWMLVGAMVFVVLMWLWMEVGYPEAIAKATLMSMVPTRRAQIPMGVGGIVLLFLYLGYLRSVDLAQLKANVPGWFTPVAGLGVVAFVIYTASVNIDDSEGLLTSNQVFMPVLFFILMNGLLLFSLNIRYRVGLFCAGIVLFLLPNLKANPLSKGLAPLTENIVYQNVKAIVDRDPNARWVVNGNQFITYMVTATGAKQITGVKYIPNRKQIFSVLDPQMKRDSAYNRYAHVTFQTYINPQQGDTTILAQQYEDGYVIAGDPCSPKFKKLNVKYMLYDHAPQIPYEVRCMKKAVELGSMTIYERVD from the coding sequence ATGAGTAAGAAAGGCAAAAAGCCCGTTCAACCCACTGAACGCCCCCGCCCGATGGCGACGCCAGTGAGTACGGTTTCGCCCACCCAGCCCGTTGTTTCCACACCAACTGCCCCCCCTGTTTCTGCATCAACCCCACCGCCCCCGTCGGATGGCCTTATCCAATTCGACCGGCGCGTCAAGATCACCCTGGGCATCTTTGTTGGCCTGTTCCTGCTGTTTGTGCTGTTCAAATGGCATTACATATCGCTCTCGGCCTGGAATGAGATTCTGCCTGATGGTGGACCGGCGAAGCGTGGTTTGGTAGCCGGTACGCCCAAACGCATCCGGATGGATGATTATGCCGTGGGCGCGCCCTGGATTTTGTCCAACGCCAATACTGGCTTCCAGACCGAAAACGAAGCCATTGGCGGCTTGAAAACACCCCTGATGACGGTGCCGGTAAAGCACCCAGTCACTCTCTTTAAGTTCGGCCACTGGGGGTTCCTGTTTCTGGATGTCGAGCGCGGGTACAGTTGGATGTACAACAGCAGTCCGTTAATTCTGCTGCTGGGTACGTTCCTGTTTTTCCTGCTGGTCACCAAAAACCAGTACTGGCTCTCCCTGACGGGTACGTTGGTGCTGTTTCTCTCGTCGGGTACAGTCTGGTGGTCGTTTATACCCTCGTCGATGATCGGGTATTGCGGGGCAGCCTTCGTGGCGGCGGTCTACCTGTTGCGGAGCCGCAAGCCAACCGTCATTATCCCCGTTGCGGCGGCGCTGATCTGGATTGCCGCTTCCTACGCGACGGGACTTTATCCGCCGTATCAGGTGCCGATGGCCTACCTGTTCATCTTCCTGCTGATTGGGTACGTTGCCAATGAGCGGGCGGCCATTTTTCCGCTGAAAGCCGTTCCCCTGAAGCTGGTGAGTCTGGTTGGGGCGGCGGCGCTGGCAGGCGTGGTTGCCTACCTGTTCAAAAACGACATCGAAGAGACGATCAAGGCCGTCACCAGTACGGTCTATCCCGGCAAACGGAGCGAGACGGGCGGCACGGGCTTCATTGCCAACTGGTATTCCGAATATTACAGCTGGTTCTGGTCGGATCAGAAGTTCCCGAAAGGCTGGCTCAACATCTGCGAACTCTCGCACTACCTCAATTTTGCGCCGGTCATTATCCCGCTAGCAATTGCCCTATTCGCCTTTACGCGCCGCATCGACTGGATGCTGGTGGGCGCGATGGTCTTTGTGGTGCTGATGTGGCTCTGGATGGAAGTAGGGTACCCCGAAGCCATTGCCAAAGCCACACTGATGAGCATGGTGCCCACCCGACGGGCGCAGATTCCCATGGGCGTGGGCGGTATTGTCTTGCTGTTCCTGTACCTCGGCTACCTGCGCTCGGTCGACCTGGCCCAGTTGAAAGCCAACGTACCTGGCTGGTTCACGCCCGTGGCAGGGCTGGGCGTGGTGGCCTTTGTGATTTACACGGCTTCGGTCAACATCGATGATTCGGAAGGCCTGCTCACCTCGAACCAGGTGTTCATGCCGGTGCTGTTTTTCATCCTGATGAACGGGCTGCTGCTTTTCTCGCTCAATATCCGCTACCGGGTGGGGCTGTTCTGCGCGGGCATCGTGCTGTTCTTGCTGCCCAACCTGAAAGCCAACCCGCTGTCGAAGGGCCTGGCCCCGCTGACGGAAAACATCGTTTACCAGAACGTGAAGGCGATCGTCGACCGCGACCCGAATGCCCGCTGGGTTGTCAACGGCAATCAGTTTATTACGTACATGGTCACGGCGACGGGCGCGAAACAGATTACGGGCGTGAAGTACATTCCGAACCGGAAGCAGATTTTCAGCGTGCTCGATCCGCAGATGAAGCGCGACTCGGCCTACAACCGCTACGCGCACGTCACGTTCCAGACGTATATCAATCCCCAGCAGGGCGATACCACGATTCTGGCGCAGCAATACGAAGACGGGTACGTGATTGCGGGCGACCCCTGCTCTCCCAAATTCAAGAAGCTGAACGTCAAGTACATGCTCTACGACCATGCTCCGCAGATACCCTACGAGGTACGTTGTATGAAGAAAGCCGTCGAGCTTGGCTCGATGACCATTTACGAACGCGTTGATTGA
- a CDS encoding glycosyltransferase family 2 protein, which translates to MRTLIVIPCYNEQAAIADVVRTIQRVIAEQGFDADVLVVNDCSTDNSINIIRTLGCLYLDLPVNLGIGGAMHAGYRYAWRNGYDAAVQMDGDGQHPAHELHKILMPLFTDQADVVIGSRFLTNEGFRSSAARRAGIRYFRWLNQLLIGQVIHDSTSGFRAFNRKTLAVVNEYYPDEYPEPEAIVQFGLNNLRMLEVPVVMQERQGGVSSINTGRAVYYMAKVSLGIYFVYLRLSGRSRRS; encoded by the coding sequence ATGCGCACCCTCATTGTCATCCCCTGCTATAATGAACAGGCCGCGATTGCCGACGTAGTGCGCACCATTCAGCGGGTGATTGCCGAGCAGGGTTTTGATGCCGACGTGCTGGTGGTGAACGACTGCTCAACCGACAATTCGATCAACATCATCCGCACGTTGGGCTGCCTGTACCTCGATTTGCCCGTTAATCTGGGCATCGGCGGGGCGATGCATGCGGGCTATCGCTACGCCTGGCGCAACGGCTACGACGCGGCGGTACAGATGGATGGCGATGGCCAACACCCGGCCCACGAACTGCACAAAATCCTGATGCCCCTGTTTACCGATCAGGCCGACGTGGTGATTGGGTCGCGTTTTCTGACCAACGAAGGGTTCCGGTCGTCGGCGGCACGGCGGGCGGGCATCCGCTATTTCCGGTGGCTCAATCAGTTGCTGATCGGGCAGGTTATCCACGATAGTACCTCAGGCTTCCGGGCGTTTAACCGGAAAACACTGGCCGTCGTCAACGAGTATTACCCCGACGAATACCCTGAACCAGAGGCCATCGTACAATTTGGTCTCAACAACCTGCGCATGCTCGAAGTCCCCGTTGTCATGCAGGAACGGCAGGGCGGCGTGTCGAGCATCAACACGGGGCGGGCGGTGTACTACATGGCCAAAGTATCGTTGGGCATCTACTTTGTGTACCTTCGACTAAGCGGCCGCAGCCGGCGGTCATAA
- a CDS encoding DUF2304 domain-containing protein yields MISIAGAMVFLIMIFRLIVRGRLREEYSIIWIFCTSVLIFFSIWRKGLHYLASLLGVYYPPSLLFLVGILAIIVFLVHLSVVNSKLQSQIKTLSQEMAFLKQQLEKQQAGSTAQASTKAEQKASVEETAS; encoded by the coding sequence TTGATCAGCATAGCCGGCGCGATGGTCTTTCTGATCATGATTTTCCGGCTGATCGTGCGGGGGCGGCTGCGTGAAGAATATTCCATCATCTGGATTTTCTGCACGTCGGTGCTCATCTTCTTCTCCATCTGGCGGAAGGGGCTGCACTATCTGGCCAGTTTGCTGGGTGTCTATTACCCGCCGTCGCTGCTGTTTCTGGTGGGCATTCTGGCGATTATCGTCTTTCTGGTGCACCTCTCGGTGGTGAATTCCAAGTTGCAGAGTCAGATCAAAACGCTTTCGCAGGAAATGGCTTTTTTGAAGCAACAGTTGGAAAAACAGCAGGCCGGGTCAACGGCGCAGGCGTCGACTAAAGCTGAGCAGAAAGCATCCGTTGAAGAAACAGCATCGTAA
- a CDS encoding glycosyltransferase family 2 protein gives MALPGITVITPSYNQASFIQETIESVLSQGYPSLQYLIIDGASTDDTAAVVAPYTDRLTFLSEPDRGQTDAINKGLRMATGEVVCWLNSDDYFLPGTLQAVGTFFANNPAALWLTGDCLIINESGQPIQGPIKTYKRLLRSLSPAAFLGLTNAVCQPATFWRRNAHEQLGYLHENLRYTMDYDWWLRLGQAQPPVVSGQVFSAFRIHSASKGGSQFEQQFAEDYETLCRNEPSPVVRGLHRLHNQLITTAYRLLK, from the coding sequence GTGGCACTCCCCGGCATCACGGTCATTACCCCGTCCTACAACCAGGCGTCGTTCATTCAGGAAACCATCGAGTCGGTGCTGTCGCAGGGCTACCCTAGTCTGCAATACCTGATCATCGACGGGGCCTCTACCGACGATACGGCCGCTGTAGTGGCGCCCTACACCGACCGGCTCACCTTTCTGTCGGAACCCGACCGCGGTCAAACCGATGCGATCAACAAAGGCCTTCGCATGGCTACGGGCGAGGTGGTTTGCTGGCTCAATTCCGACGATTATTTCCTGCCAGGTACGTTGCAGGCCGTGGGTACCTTCTTCGCCAACAACCCGGCGGCGCTGTGGCTCACGGGCGACTGCCTGATCATCAACGAAAGCGGCCAGCCCATTCAGGGGCCCATAAAAACGTATAAACGGCTGCTTCGGTCGCTGTCGCCAGCGGCCTTTCTGGGCCTGACCAACGCCGTTTGCCAACCCGCTACGTTCTGGCGGCGCAACGCTCACGAGCAGTTGGGTTACCTGCACGAGAACCTGCGCTATACTATGGATTACGATTGGTGGCTGCGACTTGGGCAGGCGCAACCGCCGGTGGTGAGCGGGCAGGTCTTTTCCGCTTTTCGCATTCATTCGGCGTCGAAAGGCGGAAGTCAGTTTGAGCAGCAGTTTGCCGAGGATTACGAGACGCTTTGTCGAAACGAGCCCTCGCCAGTTGTCCGTGGGCTACACCGTCTGCACAATCAGCTCATTACAACAGCTTACCGGCTGCTGAAGTGA
- a CDS encoding glycosyltransferase family 4 protein, translating to MTKPPITFLHPHCMLAGGATTVLLEVSKRLVQAGWPVYVVSVQSDPTITADARASGVQFVDVGGPLSSSIWFWVLYPLMYWRVHRAARRIGSSVVVSEPFPANWWGWFYKKLTPSVQLVYVCHEPTAFIFEHAWIESIKPDYMRWGLKLMNPLFRQVEFALMPTTDRVVVNSRYSQRTVEQTFPQLDRGRIRLVYCGIDHDTFYPRPNVPRQRQMVMVCTLNKFKRVDQVVRALALLRQQPGCSDVRLVIKGKGVEKEALLQLIQALNLTDAVTLIDAFFTTGQLANLLCSSQVFVHAAHNEPFGLSPIEAMACGTPAVVTGTGGTAETVTNEVSGLYYDYASDEALARQLARLFTDEPLWKRLSDGAIQHAAQFNWSLTHTVFSDVLAEVS from the coding sequence ATGACCAAACCACCCATTACCTTTCTGCATCCGCATTGTATGCTGGCTGGCGGTGCCACCACGGTGCTGCTGGAAGTGAGTAAACGGCTGGTGCAGGCCGGTTGGCCGGTCTATGTCGTGTCAGTCCAGTCAGATCCGACCATCACGGCCGACGCCCGGGCGTCGGGGGTACAGTTTGTCGATGTGGGCGGGCCCCTGTCGTCGTCGATCTGGTTCTGGGTGCTTTACCCACTCATGTACTGGCGTGTGCACCGGGCCGCCCGGCGTATCGGCTCGTCGGTGGTGGTGTCGGAGCCATTTCCGGCCAACTGGTGGGGCTGGTTTTATAAAAAACTGACGCCATCGGTGCAACTCGTCTACGTCTGCCACGAGCCAACGGCCTTTATCTTCGAACACGCCTGGATTGAGTCGATCAAGCCCGATTACATGCGGTGGGGGCTCAAACTGATGAACCCGCTATTCCGGCAGGTCGAGTTTGCCCTCATGCCCACGACTGATCGGGTAGTGGTCAACTCGCGCTACTCACAACGCACGGTCGAGCAGACCTTTCCCCAACTCGACCGGGGGCGCATCCGGCTGGTGTACTGCGGTATCGACCACGACACGTTTTACCCGCGCCCCAACGTGCCGCGCCAACGGCAGATGGTGATGGTGTGTACGCTGAATAAGTTTAAACGGGTCGATCAGGTGGTGCGGGCGCTGGCGCTGCTCCGGCAACAACCCGGTTGCAGCGACGTGCGGCTGGTGATTAAAGGCAAGGGCGTCGAAAAAGAGGCGCTGCTGCAACTCATCCAAGCGCTGAACCTGACCGACGCCGTCACGCTGATCGATGCGTTTTTCACGACCGGGCAACTGGCTAATCTGCTCTGTAGCAGCCAGGTATTTGTGCACGCCGCCCATAACGAGCCGTTTGGTTTATCGCCTATCGAGGCGATGGCCTGCGGTACCCCGGCAGTCGTTACGGGCACAGGTGGCACCGCCGAGACCGTGACCAACGAGGTGTCGGGGCTTTATTACGACTATGCGTCGGATGAGGCGCTGGCCCGGCAATTGGCGCGGCTATTTACCGATGAACCCCTCTGGAAACGCCTATCAGACGGCGCAATTCAACACGCCGCTCAGTTTAACTGGTCGCTCACGCACACCGTCTTCAGCGACGTACTGGCCGAGGTCTCCTGA
- a CDS encoding glycosyltransferase family 2 protein, with protein MIYPPLVSIVIPLYNQQLVYFQEALLSALAQTYAPLEVIVSDNHSTNEVPAWLATQTDPRLRVVKPERFLPMVEHFQFAADQAQGDWILYLCSDDYLYPDCVETLVAQLPANDRVVVAYGELASVDFRDLDQIKFFYNRKPTGIRTAAESLNELIRQRPFFAWIPGGMIRRDAYRYCRDVLDGHITYGFDVALLLKAHELGQIAYVNKPTGKFRIWTAKEGKLGGNRLIKNIIDAGQCIQLVTESTLLAGYVGDDAIAEWRQYQARRWELAALIDYFTGGCTASEAKDALAIVTKQIGAPSAFTRFVTFLLSKPQAALTRPLLNSMYGVYLRLQKVVKRPF; from the coding sequence TTGATTTATCCGCCGTTGGTTAGTATCGTCATCCCGCTTTATAATCAGCAACTCGTTTATTTCCAGGAGGCGTTGCTAAGCGCACTGGCGCAGACCTATGCGCCGCTGGAAGTTATCGTGTCTGATAATCACTCGACCAACGAGGTACCTGCCTGGCTGGCTACGCAAACCGACCCACGACTGCGCGTTGTGAAGCCCGAGCGGTTTCTGCCAATGGTTGAGCATTTTCAATTTGCTGCTGATCAGGCGCAAGGCGACTGGATACTCTACCTGTGCTCCGATGACTATCTCTACCCGGATTGTGTGGAAACGCTGGTCGCGCAGTTACCGGCCAACGATCGTGTTGTCGTAGCCTATGGGGAGTTGGCTAGTGTCGATTTTCGGGATTTGGATCAGATCAAGTTCTTCTACAATCGGAAGCCAACGGGTATTCGTACCGCCGCCGAGTCGCTTAACGAACTAATTCGCCAACGGCCTTTCTTTGCCTGGATACCCGGCGGTATGATTCGCCGCGATGCCTATCGGTATTGTCGCGATGTACTGGATGGCCACATCACGTATGGTTTTGACGTAGCCCTGCTGCTCAAGGCTCATGAACTCGGTCAGATCGCGTATGTCAACAAACCTACGGGCAAGTTTCGTATCTGGACAGCCAAAGAGGGGAAATTGGGCGGCAATCGGCTGATCAAGAACATTATCGATGCGGGGCAGTGCATTCAACTGGTTACGGAATCGACGCTTCTGGCTGGGTACGTTGGTGACGACGCAATCGCCGAGTGGCGGCAATACCAGGCTCGTCGTTGGGAACTGGCTGCCCTGATTGATTACTTCACGGGCGGCTGCACGGCTAGCGAAGCCAAGGACGCGTTAGCCATCGTAACAAAGCAGATTGGGGCGCCATCGGCCTTTACCCGATTCGTTACTTTCTTACTGAGTAAACCACAGGCGGCGCTCACCAGACCACTCCTGAACAGCATGTATGGCGTATACTTGCGCCTGCAAAAAGTGGTTAAGCGCCCTTTCTGA
- a CDS encoding cephalosporin hydroxylase family protein, giving the protein MTPTLNPIDEFKQERAERIASYAQPSDLREAAAAFNVASNRDKYSYNFSWMGRPIIQYPQDMIAMQELIWAIKPDLIIETGIAHGGSLIYYASLLELIGKGEVLGIDIDIRDHNRREIEVHPMFKRIEMLQGSAIDEALVAEVARRAEGKETIMVCLDSNHTHEHVLRELELYAPFVTVGSYCVVFDTIVEDMPRGAYDRPWDVGNNPKTAVWEYLKTNDNFEIDHSIDNKLLISVAPEGYLKRVK; this is encoded by the coding sequence ATGACTCCGACCCTCAACCCAATCGACGAGTTTAAGCAGGAACGCGCTGAGCGCATCGCCTCTTACGCACAGCCCAGCGATCTTCGTGAGGCGGCGGCCGCTTTCAACGTGGCCTCGAACCGGGATAAATATTCGTACAATTTTTCGTGGATGGGACGGCCCATCATTCAGTATCCGCAGGACATGATCGCCATGCAGGAGCTGATCTGGGCCATCAAACCCGACCTGATCATCGAAACGGGCATTGCGCATGGCGGGTCGCTGATCTACTACGCATCGCTGCTTGAACTGATCGGGAAAGGTGAGGTGCTGGGCATCGACATCGACATTCGGGACCACAACCGCCGCGAGATCGAGGTGCATCCGATGTTCAAGCGCATCGAAATGCTGCAAGGCTCCGCGATTGACGAAGCACTGGTAGCGGAAGTAGCCCGCCGCGCAGAAGGCAAAGAGACAATCATGGTTTGCCTCGACTCAAACCACACCCATGAGCACGTGCTGCGCGAACTGGAACTGTATGCCCCCTTTGTGACGGTCGGCTCCTACTGCGTGGTGTTCGATACCATCGTGGAAGACATGCCACGCGGTGCCTATGACCGCCCGTGGGACGTGGGCAATAACCCAAAAACAGCGGTTTGGGAGTACCTGAAAACAAACGACAACTTCGAAATCGACCACAGCATCGACAATAAGCTGCTGATTTCGGTAGCGCCGGAGGGGTATTTAAAGCGGGTGAAATAA
- a CDS encoding NAD-dependent epimerase/dehydratase family protein encodes MHFLVTGASGFVGQHVVRALLARGHRVTVSATTLDHFARFEWASQVAVVPYRLTAQPEERDLYAYFGQPDAVIHLAWQGLPNYKASFHLDQNLFPQYLFLKNLIVHGLRDLTVTGTCFEYGMQSGCLSEDVPAQPGNAYALAKESLRTFLGTLQTEQPFVLKWARLFYMYGPGQNPNSILPLLERAVAAGEPEFKMSGGEQLRDYLPVETVATYLSLIAEQTAVTGVINCCSGQPISVRRLVEEHLVRLKAQIDLHLGYYPYPDYEPMAFWGDNRKLNTIVAATTHSDSAQRPNR; translated from the coding sequence ATGCATTTTCTCGTAACGGGCGCATCGGGGTTTGTGGGGCAGCACGTAGTGCGGGCTTTGCTGGCGCGTGGCCATCGCGTAACGGTTTCGGCCACTACCCTCGACCACTTCGCACGTTTTGAGTGGGCCAGTCAGGTTGCGGTGGTTCCTTATCGGCTGACGGCGCAGCCCGAGGAGCGCGACCTCTACGCCTACTTTGGCCAACCCGACGCAGTCATTCATCTGGCCTGGCAGGGACTGCCCAACTACAAAGCCTCGTTCCACCTCGACCAAAACCTGTTTCCGCAGTACCTGTTCCTCAAAAATCTAATTGTGCACGGCCTGCGCGACCTGACCGTAACCGGCACCTGTTTTGAGTACGGTATGCAGAGTGGCTGCTTATCGGAAGACGTACCGGCGCAGCCCGGCAATGCCTACGCGCTGGCTAAAGAGTCGTTGCGGACGTTCCTGGGTACGTTGCAAACCGAACAGCCATTCGTGCTGAAATGGGCGAGGTTGTTCTACATGTACGGGCCCGGCCAGAACCCCAATTCGATCCTGCCCCTGCTCGAACGAGCCGTAGCGGCGGGTGAGCCCGAGTTCAAAATGTCGGGTGGTGAGCAACTGCGCGATTACCTGCCTGTCGAGACGGTGGCAACGTACCTGAGCCTGATTGCCGAACAGACAGCGGTGACGGGTGTGATCAACTGCTGTAGCGGCCAGCCTATATCGGTGCGTCGCCTGGTCGAGGAGCACTTGGTCCGTTTAAAGGCTCAGATCGACCTGCATCTGGGCTACTATCCTTACCCTGATTACGAGCCAATGGCTTTTTGGGGCGACAACCGAAAGCTGAATACAATTGTAGCGGCAACAACCCATTCAGATTCTGCGCAGCGGCCTAACAGATAA
- a CDS encoding class I SAM-dependent methyltransferase gives MHNEELRKDNGFNDIVHYTSCIVHYSLMNCRFCHTPLSHVFIDLFNSPASNSFLTAAQLNEPETFYPLKVFTCPTCYLVQVDEYKKSDAIFDSDYVYFSSFSTSWLAHSKRYVDAMTERFGLNANSQVIEVASNDGYLLQYFVEKGVPVLGIEPTANTAAAAIAKGIPSITRFFGTELARELADQRTRRDDARADLLLGNNVLAHVPDIVDFVAGMAIALKPTGVITMEFPHLLQLVENNQFDTIYHEHFSYLSFTTVRQIFAAQGLTLFDVEELPTHGGSLRIYARHDADETKPVLPSVEAMLQKEAHTGLTTMAYYEGFQQRALQVKLDLLNFLIEQKRAGKRVAAYGAAAKGNTLLNYCGVKSDLIDFVVDANPAKQDKFLPASHIPVVAEATLKERQPDYVLILPWNLREEITRQLAYITEWGGQFVVPIPEVKVL, from the coding sequence ATGCACAATGAGGAATTGCGCAAAGACAACGGATTCAACGACATTGTCCACTATACATCGTGCATTGTCCATTACTCGCTCATGAATTGCCGATTTTGCCACACGCCGCTGAGCCACGTCTTTATCGACCTGTTCAACTCGCCAGCTTCCAACTCGTTCCTGACCGCCGCGCAACTGAACGAACCCGAGACGTTTTACCCGTTGAAGGTCTTCACCTGCCCCACCTGCTACCTGGTGCAGGTCGATGAGTACAAGAAATCGGACGCCATTTTTGACAGCGATTACGTGTACTTTTCGTCGTTCTCGACCAGTTGGCTGGCCCATTCAAAGCGGTATGTCGACGCTATGACCGAGCGGTTCGGGCTGAACGCCAACTCGCAGGTGATCGAAGTGGCGTCGAACGACGGCTATCTGTTGCAGTATTTTGTCGAGAAAGGCGTTCCCGTGCTGGGCATCGAACCGACGGCCAATACGGCGGCGGCGGCAATCGCGAAAGGTATACCCTCGATCACGCGTTTTTTTGGCACCGAACTGGCCCGCGAACTGGCCGACCAACGTACCCGGCGTGATGACGCCCGAGCCGACCTGCTGCTGGGTAACAACGTACTTGCCCACGTACCTGATATCGTCGATTTTGTGGCGGGTATGGCGATTGCGCTGAAACCGACCGGCGTCATTACGATGGAGTTTCCGCACCTGCTGCAACTAGTCGAGAACAACCAGTTTGATACGATCTATCACGAGCACTTTTCGTACCTGTCGTTTACGACTGTCCGGCAGATTTTCGCGGCGCAGGGCCTGACGCTCTTCGACGTGGAGGAACTGCCCACGCACGGCGGCTCGCTGCGGATATACGCTCGCCACGACGCCGACGAAACCAAGCCTGTGCTGCCCAGTGTGGAAGCCATGCTGCAAAAAGAAGCCCATACGGGTCTGACCACGATGGCTTACTACGAAGGGTTTCAGCAGCGTGCCCTACAGGTCAAACTTGATCTGCTCAATTTTCTGATCGAACAAAAACGGGCCGGTAAACGGGTCGCAGCCTACGGCGCGGCCGCCAAAGGCAATACCCTCCTGAACTATTGCGGCGTCAAAAGCGACCTCATCGATTTTGTGGTGGACGCCAACCCTGCCAAGCAAGATAAATTCCTGCCTGCCAGCCACATTCCGGTGGTAGCCGAAGCGACCCTGAAAGAGCGGCAACCCGACTACGTGTTGATCCTACCCTGGAACCTGCGCGAAGAAATCACCAGGCAACTGGCCTACATCACCGAATGGGGCGGACAGTTTGTTGTGCCCATTCCGGAGGTAAAGGTGTTGTGA
- the rfbC gene encoding dTDP-4-dehydrorhamnose 3,5-epimerase translates to MTFAETPINGAFLITPAPRGDHRGWFMRTFDRDAFLARGLCADWVQMNQSMTAKPGSIRGLHYQHAPAAEVKLVRCVAGRVFDVLVDLRPDSPTRWQWFGTELSAQNQQMLYIPEGCAHGFQTLEPNCELVYCHSAAYAPEHEAGIRYNDPKLTINWPLPVTDISERDLGFINVQ, encoded by the coding sequence ATGACGTTTGCCGAAACTCCTATCAACGGCGCATTTTTGATTACGCCCGCCCCCCGTGGCGATCACCGGGGCTGGTTTATGCGCACCTTCGATCGGGACGCGTTTCTGGCGCGTGGGTTGTGCGCCGACTGGGTGCAGATGAACCAGTCGATGACGGCCAAACCAGGCAGCATCCGGGGGCTGCATTACCAGCACGCGCCCGCCGCCGAAGTGAAGCTGGTGCGTTGCGTAGCTGGCCGTGTATTCGACGTGCTGGTCGATTTGCGGCCCGACTCGCCCACGCGTTGGCAGTGGTTTGGCACCGAGCTATCCGCCCAAAATCAGCAGATGCTGTATATTCCCGAAGGCTGTGCGCACGGTTTCCAGACGCTCGAACCTAACTGCGAACTGGTCTACTGCCACAGCGCGGCTTACGCGCCCGAACACGAAGCCGGTATCCGCTACAACGACCCGAAACTAACCATCAACTGGCCCCTCCCCGTAACGGACATATCCGAGCGGGATCTGGGCTTCATTAATGTACAATGA